Proteins from one Anastrepha obliqua isolate idAnaObli1 chromosome 2, idAnaObli1_1.0, whole genome shotgun sequence genomic window:
- the LOC129239116 gene encoding bromodomain-containing protein DDB_G0280777, with protein sequence MNIHLFWLPLLLALLFVHTPADGAKQEKSLQNDDINASLATPTTTSGDTKTVLKDSLTVTANSATAKITEKASYPKKVHSLKKRPTKTPASHITTASTQNSKNKRKKVTADVTAAFKDLPADDLEFIKELDKQFQLHGEKIKIKVEHDNSTGEEKQTSKRTIDGELGYGAYPAHNGYEYERPKFMFYPYSQHNIPADAPGYYPPKTDVSIEPSYSYELQPQSYTKEPQPELEHSVQQPPKVVDVPQYAHQAVAHQGQNGAYEEPVIVLRIPGPTKYASHLQTLLQQYLEIRAAQYLRILEEAEHHKQQAQLQPLGQHHQEHQLLQHQQQQQQQHEQHAHVYEQQVQQQHAVVAPAQAYAEPTLKLLPPTHAQHTAPQPAAEEEHGYTDEVTYAHQLAPTPQSVAYPEIDDVYQGYKGKLQAHQVAIQQQQQQHVAYAPQQQAQEEAEHPQQLQHEQRYFVHAAQQPAVQQYYYTPEAQYDGHGGVHYQNVYFMAIAPQGAYNAHAAHATTLQHQPIYVQEEEQELQQHQHQHQPEQSQQQLHLQEQEQERQHEQQHELAAAHDAHAAAALNENSPRQTHTKVIYTHNSEKGAADYAAGYALPSIRPFERHAGTSATAYHHQQQLQAQLLHEEQHEQLEQQQHEPQIDYDTPPTHAAPEHEQSAAISPRPFNYHAHSAKAARRGNRKRGARTPTTIATPTLAQVDEHLQKIREYVRDNLGAQMSTAVEFKTTALVRS encoded by the exons atgaatattcatttattttgg ttACCGCTACTATTAGCGCTGCTCTTTGTGCACACACCAGCCGATGGCGCTAAGCAAGAAAAGTCGTTACAAAACGACGACATAAATGCATCGCTAGCAACCCCCACTACCACCAGCGGCGATACAAAAACAGTTTTGAAAGACAGCCTCACTGTCACTGCGAATAGTGCCACAGCCAAAATTACCGAGAAAGCCAGCTACCCGAAGAAAGTGCATTCGCTAAAGAAGCGCCCTACAAAAACCCCAGCTTCCCATATTACGACGGCGTCAAcacaaaattcgaaaaacaaGCGCAAGAAAGTGACGGCTGATGTGACGGCCGCATTCAAGGATCTGCCCGCTGACGATCTGGAGTTCATCAAGGAGCTGGACAAACAATTTCAACTGCACGGTGAGAAGATCAAAATTAAAGTGGAACACGACAATAGCACCGGCGAAGAGAAGCAAACCAGCAAACGCACCATTGACGGCGAGTTAGG CTATGGCGCTTACCCTGCGCACAACGGTTACGAGTACGAGCGTCCCAAGTTTATGTTCTATCCCTACTCGCAGCACAACATTCCAGCCGATGCGCCCGGCTACTACCCACCCAAAACTGATGTAAGCATCGAGCCATCCTACTCGTATGAGCTACAACCGCAGAGCTACACAAAGGAGCCGCAGCCGGAGCTGGAGCACAGCGTGCAACAGCCACCAAAAGTGGTCGATGTGCCACAGTATGCACATCAAGCGGTGGCCCATCAAGGGCAGAATGGCGCTTACGAAGAGCCGGTTATTGTTTTGCGCATACCAGGCCCCACTAAGTACGCCTCCCATCTGCAGACGCTGCTGCAGCAATATTTGGAGATACGTGCGGCACAATATCTACGCATACTGGAGGAAGCCGAGCACCATAAGCAACAGGCACAACTACAACCGCTTGGACAGCACCATCAAGAACACCAATTGTTGCAgcatcagcagcaacaacaacaacagcacgaACAACATGCGCACGTATATGAACAGCAAGTACAGCAACAGCACGCGGTGGTCGCACCAGCGCAAGCGTACGCTGAGCCAACGCTCAAGTTACTGCCGCCAACGCATGCACAGCACACCGCGCCACAGCCCGCGGCTGAGGAGGAACACGGCTACACGGATGAAGTGACGTACGCACATCAGTTGGCGCCGACGCCACAATCGGTTGCATATCCCGAAATCGATGATGTCTATCAAGGCTACAAAGGCAAGCTGCAGGCACACCAAGTTGCCattcaacaacagcaacagcaacacgtGGCATATGCGCCCCAGCAGCAAGCGCAAGAAGAAGCGGAGCATCCACAGCAGTTGCAACACGAGCAGCGGTACTTTGTGCACGCCGCACAGCAGCCAGCGGTGCAACAGTACTATTACACGCCTGAAGCACAATATGACGGGCACGGCGGTGTTCACTACCAGAACGTATACTTTATGGCCATAGCACCACAGGGCGCCTACAATGCGCATGCCGCGCACGCCACTACTTTACAACACCAGCCCATCTATGTGCAAGAGGAGGAACAGGAGCTGCAACAGCACCAGCACCAGCATCAGCCCGAACAGTCACAACAGCAGCTGCATCTCCAGGAGCAGGAGCAGGAGCGGCAACATGAGCAACAGCACGAGTTGGCTGCCGCTCATGACGCTCATGCCGCTGCCGCACTGAACGAGAACAGTCCGCGTCAAACGCACACCAAAGTCATATACACACATAACAGCGAGAAGGGCGCTGCGGATTATGCCGCTGGGTATGCACTGCCATCGATACGGCCATTTGAGCGTCATGCCGGCACGTCTGCCACAGCGtaccaccaccaacaacaactgcaagcGCAACTGCTGCACGAGGAACAGCACGAGCAattggaacaacaacaacatgagcCGCAAATCGATTACGACACGCCGCCGACACATGCCGCCCCCGAGCATGAACAATCGGCCGCCATCTCGCCGCGTCCATTCAACTATCATGCGCACAGCGCGAAGGCGGCGCGACGGGGTAATCGCAAGCGTGGTGCTAGAACGCCAACAACCATCGCCACGCCAACGCTCGCGCAGGTGGATGAGCATTTGCAGAAGATACGCGAATACGTGCGCGACAATTTGGGTGCACAAATGAGCACAGCAGTGGAGTTCAAAACGACGGCGTTGGTGCGGAGTTAG